A genomic region of Paenibacillus sp. PL2-23 contains the following coding sequences:
- a CDS encoding DUF4386 domain-containing protein, with protein sequence MRAYRRTAIFLGILLVLNLVFGIFSSVPALEQPDYLYKLSEIELQVLVAVFCQAAMAIVYVLLTVVFYPILKSYNKNLAAGYFGFRILGAGFLFAGIGSLLLLLVLSQTVATAHEVDSTYYELLAELLRQGRDILNHIAMILPWSIGGMILYFCLYRSKLVSSWLSIWGMIGSLFTFAATILLMLNIIKIVNPIYFILNAPLAVCEIVFAIYLIGRGFHSIETQSN encoded by the coding sequence ATGAGAGCATACAGAAGGACAGCTATCTTCCTAGGGATATTGTTAGTATTGAATCTTGTATTTGGGATATTTAGTTCTGTCCCAGCGTTAGAACAACCAGACTATCTTTACAAATTGTCAGAGATTGAACTGCAGGTTTTGGTTGCGGTATTTTGTCAAGCAGCAATGGCGATCGTATATGTGCTTTTAACAGTCGTGTTTTATCCAATACTAAAGTCTTATAACAAAAACCTGGCAGCGGGATACTTTGGCTTCAGAATACTTGGAGCCGGATTTCTTTTTGCTGGAATCGGTTCACTGCTTCTCTTGCTCGTATTAAGTCAGACTGTTGCAACTGCTCATGAAGTCGATTCAACGTATTATGAGCTATTGGCCGAATTGCTTAGACAAGGCAGAGATATCCTGAATCACATTGCCATGATATTGCCATGGAGTATTGGCGGAATGATTCTTTACTTCTGCTTATACAGGAGTAAACTTGTTTCAAGCTGGTTATCTATTTGGGGTATGATTGGGTCTCTATTTACTTTTGCAGCGACCATATTGTTGATGTTAAACATCATTAAAATCGTGAACCCCATTTACTTTATTCTGAATGCGCCATTAGCCGTCTGCGAAATAGTATTCGCTATCTATTTGATTGGTAGAGGCTTTCATTCTATTGAAACACAATCTAATTAA
- a CDS encoding glycoside hydrolase family 9 protein encodes MMSAGYRRKGRVMRGICLVLGFALLLNALAIAPGAVSAAVTPLPGPGNPLLYDDFNGAGLYKVNWFNWYNQNGGSGTFTKTTVDSRQVGKFTQTPASASSWAKFQPMNESVNLTGYRYFNVTMKNPGYADSLIRIALNDGSANYNLTGGWVSIPTDWTTSTFDLDTLAPNLNKKTAKVEIWLRQAGGAYGETLIDDIFASTGSSGTAPTLTGSMTANTTGTYNQSTPFTFRATYTDADNQKPFAMQVVIDNTTTYDMMEVDNGDTNFTDGKEYYYITKLPVGSHSHYFRTTDLTSDEVATTSVAQPTVAFSNQVIDVVVSQAGYNASGFKNAKVTSDQPLTDLSYQVKSGSTVVASGNMTFEDVTWNKHVYSIDFTSVTATGNSYTVVSNGITSYTFPIQTNIWTNFKDEMTAFYRLQRASVATEDAYPTGYSSVAPSAKLYHPAGHLDDGASADGLTHYDLTGGWYDAGDYGKYAGNQWVGTQIALAYIRHKDAASSKFDNDANGLPDLVDEAIFGSEYLIKFANQLGGALYDLRNNAGSFIHPHKTTDNINGTADDRKLAGIGVAGSAKAAATLAATARAIHTAIAEGDVVSSEIAALEDFADDCEAAALVFYNYVVANPEGVVGSYATRGGIPNAKLLADVELYLLTNDVAYKTAAATNINTLTFADLFATNYWDMRPMALAEFYPAADSTTQAQIQSLLKQQLDFFLSSTDDTPYGVLNQFKNFGVNEPHMSYVGDAMRYYELFGDPSALRAVEKGMYWVFGENPWNISWVSGIGSDFVTYPHTRYDEGSNTSDKGGIVFPGAMLSGPNMKDTKDKKSVSPWYEDRSLHLDDTNQWRYNEFSVSIQAGLLYTVMALAANESASSAGAAAPVQLPTLSPVIGDFVRGNVTVFAGPATGLTDIQYSTTGTSGTFLPMTPSGPAYSAVVDESAAAPYANKRVDVRGTDSLGNHTYSSTHYTVAAPLPDPSTPLLYDDFGTGGLWGSTGGNSRWVNWYTQNGGTTTFAKAEEDGRTVGKFTQTPASGTSNAKFQPWHDSVDLSGYRYLNYTVKNAGYPNLRMKIELNDGSRTYNLTGGWVSVPTTWTDLQIDLNALSPAVNKQRTTMSIWLNQTGGTYGEMFIDEIKATNTASGSAPALTGASVDLASGDTDTSFTFGVTYTDADNDKPFAMELVLDGVIHVMNEVDPGDTTYTDGKAYTYTTKLPLGIHSYYFHTTDTNSDAVSSAVQIGPTVSQTLFFDDFSDGNANGWTTTSGTWSVQSGQYSGQAGSGNSYSITGESSWTDYTLEAKVNVTNNTNGNKDAGLVFRYTDENNYYMLLLKNNDKTGKKMELIKNVAGVKTSLGYANPSIAADTFYTYKIVLNGADISVYKDGALQFSAADSTFASGKIGARTYANTKAYFDDVTVTH; translated from the coding sequence ATGATGTCCGCAGGCTACAGAAGGAAAGGCAGAGTGATGAGAGGTATTTGTCTTGTTCTAGGCTTCGCCCTGCTGCTCAACGCGCTGGCTATTGCACCTGGCGCGGTCTCTGCCGCCGTAACCCCGCTCCCCGGTCCTGGCAATCCGCTGCTGTACGATGATTTCAACGGCGCCGGCTTGTACAAGGTGAATTGGTTCAACTGGTACAACCAGAACGGAGGCTCCGGCACATTCACGAAGACAACCGTCGATTCGAGGCAGGTCGGCAAGTTCACACAGACGCCTGCTTCGGCCAGCTCTTGGGCGAAGTTCCAGCCGATGAACGAGTCCGTGAATCTAACGGGCTACCGCTATTTCAACGTCACAATGAAGAACCCCGGCTACGCCGACTCCCTTATTCGCATTGCGCTTAACGACGGCTCAGCCAACTACAATCTGACAGGCGGCTGGGTGTCCATTCCAACCGACTGGACGACAAGCACCTTCGACCTGGACACGCTTGCGCCCAACCTTAACAAGAAGACCGCCAAGGTGGAAATTTGGCTTCGGCAAGCGGGCGGCGCTTACGGCGAGACGCTTATCGACGATATTTTTGCTTCGACGGGCAGCAGCGGCACCGCTCCAACGCTGACCGGCAGCATGACGGCTAATACGACGGGCACCTACAATCAGAGCACGCCGTTCACCTTCCGCGCCACTTACACAGACGCCGATAACCAGAAGCCTTTTGCCATGCAGGTGGTCATCGACAATACAACGACCTACGACATGATGGAGGTCGACAACGGCGATACAAACTTTACGGATGGCAAGGAATATTATTACATCACCAAGCTTCCCGTCGGCTCCCATTCCCATTACTTCCGCACAACGGATCTCACCTCCGATGAAGTGGCGACGACTTCCGTCGCGCAGCCTACGGTCGCCTTCTCGAATCAAGTCATTGACGTCGTCGTCAGCCAAGCCGGCTACAACGCGTCGGGCTTCAAGAACGCCAAGGTCACCTCGGATCAGCCGCTCACTGACTTGTCCTATCAGGTGAAGAGCGGCTCGACCGTCGTCGCCTCCGGCAATATGACATTTGAAGACGTCACCTGGAACAAACATGTCTATTCCATCGACTTCACCTCCGTGACCGCAACCGGCAACAGCTATACGGTCGTCAGCAACGGCATTACGTCCTATACATTCCCGATCCAGACCAATATATGGACGAACTTCAAGGATGAGATGACGGCATTCTACCGTCTGCAGCGCGCAAGCGTAGCGACTGAGGATGCCTACCCGACCGGCTACAGCAGCGTGGCTCCGTCCGCCAAGCTCTATCATCCGGCTGGGCATCTCGACGACGGCGCGTCGGCCGATGGATTAACGCATTATGATCTGACTGGCGGCTGGTACGATGCCGGAGACTACGGCAAGTATGCCGGCAACCAGTGGGTTGGCACCCAGATCGCGCTTGCCTATATCCGCCATAAGGATGCGGCCAGCTCGAAATTCGACAATGACGCTAACGGCTTACCGGATCTTGTGGACGAAGCCATATTCGGCAGCGAATATTTGATCAAGTTCGCTAACCAGCTGGGCGGAGCGCTGTACGACCTCAGGAACAACGCCGGCTCCTTCATCCACCCGCACAAAACAACGGACAACATTAACGGCACGGCGGATGACCGCAAGCTGGCCGGCATTGGCGTCGCGGGTTCGGCCAAAGCCGCGGCCACCTTGGCTGCAACGGCGCGCGCGATCCACACCGCCATCGCCGAAGGCGATGTCGTCTCCTCGGAGATCGCAGCGCTTGAGGACTTCGCCGATGACTGCGAAGCGGCCGCTCTTGTGTTCTACAACTACGTGGTAGCCAATCCAGAGGGCGTCGTCGGCTCCTATGCCACACGCGGCGGCATACCGAACGCCAAGCTGCTTGCTGACGTCGAGCTGTATTTGCTCACGAACGACGTCGCTTACAAAACTGCGGCAGCGACGAATATTAACACTCTGACGTTTGCCGACCTGTTCGCGACCAACTACTGGGATATGAGACCGATGGCGCTGGCTGAATTCTACCCCGCGGCCGACTCCACGACGCAAGCGCAGATCCAGAGTCTGCTCAAGCAGCAGCTTGACTTCTTCCTGTCGTCGACGGACGATACGCCTTACGGCGTGCTGAACCAATTCAAAAACTTCGGCGTTAACGAGCCGCATATGTCTTATGTCGGCGACGCGATGCGTTATTACGAGCTGTTCGGCGACCCTTCGGCGCTGCGCGCCGTCGAGAAAGGCATGTACTGGGTATTCGGCGAAAACCCCTGGAATATTAGCTGGGTATCCGGCATAGGCTCGGACTTCGTAACTTATCCGCATACAAGGTATGACGAGGGATCCAACACCAGCGACAAAGGCGGCATCGTCTTCCCAGGCGCCATGCTGAGCGGACCGAATATGAAGGATACCAAAGACAAAAAAAGCGTCAGTCCTTGGTACGAGGATCGTTCGCTGCACCTCGACGATACGAACCAATGGCGCTACAACGAGTTCAGCGTCAGCATTCAAGCCGGTCTGCTCTATACGGTCATGGCGCTTGCCGCCAATGAATCCGCCAGCTCCGCCGGAGCTGCGGCCCCCGTCCAGCTGCCGACCCTGTCTCCGGTTATCGGCGACTTCGTGCGGGGCAACGTAACCGTATTCGCGGGACCGGCGACGGGCTTGACGGATATCCAATACAGCACGACAGGCACCTCCGGCACCTTCCTGCCTATGACGCCATCCGGTCCCGCTTATTCAGCGGTCGTGGACGAAAGCGCAGCCGCGCCGTACGCCAACAAACGTGTGGATGTGAGAGGCACGGATTCACTTGGCAATCATACGTACAGCTCGACGCATTACACGGTTGCGGCTCCTCTGCCGGATCCGTCGACGCCGCTTCTGTACGATGACTTCGGCACTGGCGGACTGTGGGGCTCCACGGGAGGCAACAGCCGATGGGTGAACTGGTACACGCAGAATGGAGGGACAACAACCTTCGCCAAGGCAGAGGAGGATGGCCGCACGGTAGGCAAGTTCACGCAGACGCCGGCATCTGGCACCTCGAACGCGAAGTTCCAGCCTTGGCACGACAGCGTGGATCTATCCGGCTACCGCTATCTGAACTATACAGTGAAGAACGCAGGCTACCCGAATCTACGCATGAAGATTGAGCTGAACGACGGCTCTCGCACGTATAACTTAACCGGCGGCTGGGTTTCCGTGCCGACGACATGGACAGACCTTCAGATCGATCTTAACGCCCTGTCTCCTGCTGTGAACAAGCAGCGGACGACCATGTCCATCTGGCTGAACCAGACTGGAGGCACATATGGCGAAATGTTCATCGACGAGATCAAGGCGACCAATACAGCCAGCGGCTCGGCCCCTGCTCTGACAGGAGCATCTGTGGATCTGGCATCCGGCGATACGGATACAAGCTTCACGTTCGGGGTCACGTATACGGACGCCGACAATGACAAGCCATTCGCCATGGAGCTGGTGCTGGACGGCGTCATTCATGTTATGAACGAGGTCGATCCTGGCGATACGACCTACACCGACGGCAAGGCGTATACGTACACGACGAAGCTTCCTCTCGGCATCCATTCGTATTACTTCCATACGACGGATACGAACTCGGACGCCGTCAGCAGCGCCGTTCAGATCGGTCCGACTGTCAGCCAGACGCTGTTCTTCGATGACTTCTCCGACGGCAACGCAAACGGCTGGACAACGACCAGCGGAACCTGGTCCGTGCAGTCTGGCCAATACAGCGGTCAAGCGGGCAGCGGCAACAGCTACTCCATCACGGGCGAGTCCTCCTGGACCGACTATACGCTGGAGGCCAAGGTCAATGTGACCAACAACACCAACGGCAACAAGGACGCGGGACTCGTATTCCGCTATACCGATGAGAACAACTACTACATGCTGCTGCTTAAAAATAATGACAAGACCGGCAAGAAGATGGAGCTGATCAAAAACGTGGCAGGCGTCAAAACGTCTCTCGGATATGCGAATCCGAGCATCGCGGCCGATACGTTCTACACGTATAAGATCGTGCTGAACGGCGCTGACATCTCCGTCTACAAGGATGGAGCGCTCCAGTTCTCCGCTGCGGACAGCACCTTCGCAAGCGGCAAGATCGGCGCCCGAACCTATGCCAATACGAAAGCTTATTTCGATGATGTAACGGTGACGCATTAA
- a CDS encoding ATP-binding protein, which produces MALGSEEQMLASDKRDGFVGMAVFGGCALLGLYQISVFLLRRSERSTLYFGICCLLGALRQWVVGGIYLVELYPDVSIRLLIMLEYLTYYGGVTMAVLFVRELYPAEFSAKLAKVLVWIGAAFLAALLLPAEIYTSLLGYFRMVSLFVLAYILTGFFLALWRGRDGALLQLTGWLVFVAAAVHDILYSLGWIVAVDAQLVPYGFILLVFIEALELARRFTNAYRTIGEMSNELIAMNQLKDEFLANTSHELKTPLHGILNLSQALSEGKFGPIGSAQSEQLDVVVSVARRMNNLINDILDLSLLKNNGIRLQLGRVDVQAAVSAQEEVFRHYIGQKPVTLRLEWPNALPPALADENRLLQIVYNLIGNAVKFTQEGEIVVSGWEEGGLLHIAIADSGIGIPADKLDTIFQSYERLGSPVAREYGGTGLGLGITKRLVELHGGSISVLSTEHEGSVFTFTLPIADRAVRETTQPYREGMPAVAAANKPVTEQPAAVTAAAPGAAILAVDDDPVNLRVLTSLFAGEPYEVRTAPSGQEALRALEEDDGRIGLVILDVMMPGLSGYETCRRIRESYGLSELPILLTTARSDPADVMYGFEAGANDFAAKPFDPHELRARARTLLEMKRSAEDAVRSEMAFLQAQIKPHFLYNALNTIIALSLDEPQTAHDLLIHLSRYLRGSFDFRNKQKLVPLRKELELTEAYLQIERARFGERLHVRYEVEADADCLLPPTTLQPLVENAVRHGVTKREGGGTLTLAIRRDESEVVIMVRDDGAGMAANVCETLLTREPEGEGGVGLRNIHKRLVRQFGTGLVIASEAGVGTTVTLRVPRTAVSE; this is translated from the coding sequence ATGGCGCTGGGCTCCGAGGAGCAGATGCTGGCTTCGGACAAACGGGACGGCTTCGTCGGTATGGCGGTGTTCGGCGGCTGCGCACTGCTCGGCTTATACCAAATATCTGTATTTCTGCTGCGGCGTTCGGAGCGGTCTACGCTCTACTTCGGCATCTGCTGCCTGCTTGGCGCGCTTCGCCAGTGGGTAGTAGGCGGGATTTATTTGGTAGAGCTGTACCCTGACGTTTCTATTCGACTGCTCATTATGCTGGAGTACTTAACCTATTACGGCGGTGTGACGATGGCGGTCTTGTTCGTGCGAGAGCTGTATCCCGCAGAGTTCAGCGCCAAGCTGGCCAAGGTTCTTGTATGGATCGGCGCGGCTTTCTTGGCTGCTCTGCTCCTCCCGGCGGAAATCTACACCAGCCTGCTTGGGTACTTCAGAATGGTCTCCCTCTTCGTTCTTGCTTATATACTGACCGGTTTTTTCCTGGCCCTGTGGAGGGGCAGGGACGGAGCGCTGCTGCAGCTGACGGGCTGGCTTGTATTTGTGGCGGCTGCGGTGCATGACATCTTGTACAGCCTGGGCTGGATTGTTGCGGTTGACGCGCAGCTGGTCCCTTACGGCTTCATTCTGCTTGTGTTTATCGAGGCTCTGGAGCTGGCTCGCAGATTTACGAATGCGTACCGCACCATCGGAGAGATGTCCAATGAGCTGATCGCGATGAACCAACTGAAGGACGAGTTTCTGGCTAACACCTCGCACGAGCTCAAGACGCCGCTGCATGGCATTCTGAACTTGTCCCAGGCGTTGTCCGAGGGCAAATTCGGCCCAATAGGGAGCGCGCAGTCAGAGCAACTGGATGTAGTGGTGTCGGTGGCGCGGCGCATGAACAATCTGATTAACGATATTCTGGATTTGTCCCTGTTAAAAAATAACGGAATCCGCCTCCAGCTTGGCCGGGTCGACGTACAAGCGGCGGTGTCCGCGCAGGAGGAGGTATTCCGCCATTACATCGGGCAGAAGCCGGTGACGCTCCGCCTGGAGTGGCCTAATGCGCTGCCTCCGGCGCTGGCGGATGAGAACCGTCTGCTGCAGATCGTGTACAACTTGATTGGCAACGCCGTTAAGTTTACGCAGGAGGGAGAGATTGTCGTCTCCGGCTGGGAGGAGGGCGGCCTGCTGCACATTGCCATCGCGGATTCCGGCATTGGCATTCCGGCGGACAAGCTGGATACCATCTTCCAATCGTATGAGCGTCTAGGCTCGCCAGTAGCCAGAGAATACGGCGGCACCGGACTGGGCCTTGGCATTACGAAGCGGCTGGTGGAGCTTCATGGCGGCAGCATCTCCGTATTGTCGACGGAGCATGAAGGCTCCGTGTTTACCTTCACGCTGCCAATTGCGGATAGAGCGGTGAGGGAGACGACTCAGCCGTATCGAGAGGGTATGCCTGCCGTTGCGGCGGCGAATAAGCCTGTCACAGAGCAGCCAGCCGCCGTCACGGCAGCGGCGCCTGGGGCAGCGATTCTCGCCGTCGACGACGATCCGGTGAATCTGCGGGTGCTGACGTCATTGTTCGCGGGGGAGCCTTACGAGGTGCGGACGGCGCCCAGCGGACAGGAGGCGCTGCGAGCGCTGGAGGAGGATGACGGGCGTATCGGGCTAGTCATTCTGGATGTGATGATGCCGGGCTTGTCCGGCTATGAGACCTGCCGGAGAATCAGGGAGAGCTATGGCCTGTCCGAGCTGCCTATTCTGCTGACGACGGCCAGAAGCGATCCGGCAGACGTGATGTACGGCTTCGAAGCAGGCGCTAATGACTTTGCGGCGAAGCCCTTCGATCCCCATGAGCTTCGGGCGAGAGCCAGAACGCTGCTGGAGATGAAGCGCTCGGCGGAGGATGCGGTTCGTTCGGAGATGGCGTTTCTGCAGGCGCAGATTAAGCCTCATTTTTTGTACAACGCGCTGAATACGATTATTGCTCTATCGCTCGACGAGCCCCAGACGGCGCATGATCTGCTGATTCATCTCAGCCGATATTTGCGAGGAAGCTTCGACTTCCGGAACAAGCAGAAGCTGGTGCCGCTGCGCAAGGAGCTTGAGCTGACAGAGGCGTATTTGCAAATCGAGCGCGCAAGGTTCGGTGAACGACTGCACGTCAGGTATGAGGTGGAAGCCGATGCGGACTGTCTCCTGCCGCCGACGACCCTGCAGCCTCTTGTGGAGAATGCCGTCAGGCATGGAGTGACGAAGCGGGAGGGTGGCGGCACCCTAACCCTTGCCATTCGCCGTGATGAATCGGAGGTTGTGATTATGGTAAGGGATGACGGAGCTGGCATGGCTGCTAATGTCTGCGAGACATTGCTTACCCGCGAGCCGGAGGGAGAAGGCGGCGTGGGCCTGCGCAATATTCATAAGCGGCTTGTCCGGCAATTCGGCACAGGCCTTGTAATCGCCAGCGAAGCCGGTGTAGGGACGACGGTCACGCTTCGCGTGCCGCGGACGGCCGTGTCGGAATAG
- a CDS encoding response regulator, translating to MIRVIAVDDELPALRRAGKLLETLEGVQVGGLFDSPKLFLEHMLTTSEPVDLVLLDIEMPGMNGLEVAGRLKEIRPEVYVSFLTAYEEYALDAFGVEAIDYVLKPFTTEDLMRTLERLEKRRGPHSQSGAAGAPATDKHKWNISSFGPFTIASEKGEQVRFRNSKSRELLALLHHHRDKAVGKSYILDALWEGRDADRAQTNLHSTVYQLRKDLEACGLHGAIEQMKTAGGSYRLQWPCAIEDDVAEYELAVREYERTGSLAQLVRAIQLYGDGYLSGSGYGWAAPRQAELELGYAGLLEAMVDAYAGQSRHELALSPMQKLVHLHPLDERFHAKLAALLLLSGRSADAREYCAMMAELLDAEGAEELDYRKVAADPMGYFRNGRGPIS from the coding sequence ATGATACGCGTCATTGCGGTGGACGATGAGCTGCCTGCGCTGCGAAGAGCGGGCAAGCTGCTGGAGACGCTGGAGGGGGTACAGGTAGGAGGCTTGTTCGACAGTCCGAAGCTGTTCCTGGAGCATATGCTGACGACATCGGAGCCGGTCGATCTTGTGCTCCTCGATATCGAGATGCCCGGAATGAATGGACTTGAGGTTGCGGGAAGACTGAAGGAGATCCGTCCGGAGGTGTACGTCTCCTTCTTGACGGCGTATGAGGAATACGCGCTTGACGCATTTGGCGTGGAGGCCATCGATTATGTGCTTAAGCCGTTTACGACGGAGGACTTAATGCGTACGCTCGAGAGGCTGGAGAAGCGGCGCGGTCCCCATTCTCAGTCGGGCGCGGCTGGGGCTCCGGCAACGGATAAGCACAAGTGGAACATAAGCAGCTTTGGACCCTTTACGATTGCGTCGGAGAAGGGGGAGCAGGTGCGGTTCCGCAATTCGAAGAGCAGGGAGCTGCTGGCGCTCCTGCATCATCATCGGGACAAGGCGGTCGGCAAGTCGTACATTCTGGATGCCTTGTGGGAGGGACGCGACGCAGATCGCGCGCAGACTAATTTGCATTCGACGGTGTATCAGCTGCGCAAGGATCTGGAGGCGTGCGGTCTGCACGGAGCGATCGAGCAGATGAAGACGGCAGGAGGCAGCTATCGGCTTCAGTGGCCATGCGCCATCGAAGACGACGTAGCCGAATATGAGCTGGCGGTGCGTGAATACGAGCGCACGGGGTCGCTTGCGCAGCTGGTGAGGGCCATTCAGCTGTATGGCGACGGCTATCTCTCGGGCAGCGGCTATGGCTGGGCGGCGCCACGGCAGGCGGAGCTGGAGCTTGGCTACGCAGGGCTGCTGGAGGCGATGGTCGACGCCTATGCCGGGCAGTCGCGGCACGAGCTGGCGCTAAGTCCGATGCAGAAGCTGGTGCATCTGCACCCGTTGGATGAGCGCTTCCACGCGAAGCTGGCCGCGCTGCTGCTGCTCTCGGGCAGGAGCGCGGATGCGCGGGAGTACTGCGCTATGATGGCGGAGCTGCTGGACGCGGAGGGTGCCGAGGAGCTGGATTACCGCAAGGTGGCTGCGGACCCGATGGGATATTTTCGCAATGGGCGTGGCCCTATTTCTTAA
- a CDS encoding RICIN domain-containing protein, producing the protein MSVYLLLLSLVGALFAIPASAAPVTIDNGIQFKDTSGNPIQAHGGGMLKSGSYYYWFGENRDGTNYVSVYRSTDLKNWQFRAHVLSKSSHAELATANIERPKVIYNASTGKYVMWMHKENGVDYGEARVAVASASNIEGPYTYHGSFRPLNYDSRDMTVYNDNGTAYLISATQVNADLNIYRLTSDFLGVDSLVTTLWDNQYREAPAIFKRGSTYFLLTSGATGWNPNQAKYATATSIAGPWSSLSNVGNANTYQSQSTYVLPVEGTSGTSYLYMGDRWAGAWGGPVNTSEYVWLPITFPTSTSMSLNWSDQLTIDAAAGTITGTNNPPVNTTSWYKITNRNSNLVLGVTNGSTSNNAVIEQYSDGGWTSQHWQFTDVGGRYYKIKNRNSGKVLDIPSSSTADGTNVIQYTDNGGLNQLFRVLSTGDGYFTIMNVKSRKVITITDSSISNGADAIQMTNDGGTDQHFTFQTTS; encoded by the coding sequence TTGAGCGTCTATTTGCTGCTGCTCAGTTTGGTCGGCGCATTATTCGCCATTCCCGCTTCGGCTGCCCCCGTTACCATTGACAACGGCATTCAATTCAAGGACACCAGCGGCAACCCCATTCAAGCCCATGGCGGCGGAATGCTGAAATCTGGCAGCTACTATTATTGGTTCGGCGAGAATCGGGATGGCACCAACTACGTCTCCGTCTACCGGTCCACTGATCTGAAAAATTGGCAATTCCGGGCACATGTGCTCAGCAAATCATCGCATGCCGAGCTGGCCACGGCGAACATCGAACGGCCAAAAGTCATTTATAACGCTTCTACAGGCAAATATGTGATGTGGATGCACAAGGAGAACGGCGTGGATTACGGAGAAGCTCGCGTAGCCGTAGCCTCTGCCTCCAATATTGAGGGGCCTTACACCTACCATGGCAGCTTCCGTCCGTTGAATTACGACTCTCGTGATATGACCGTCTATAACGATAACGGGACCGCCTACCTTATTTCCGCGACACAAGTGAACGCAGACCTGAACATCTATCGTTTGACCTCTGATTTTCTCGGCGTTGATTCGCTGGTAACTACCCTATGGGATAATCAATATCGCGAAGCACCTGCTATCTTCAAGCGCGGCAGCACCTACTTCCTTCTCACATCTGGTGCGACGGGCTGGAATCCGAACCAGGCCAAATACGCGACGGCAACCAGCATCGCTGGGCCTTGGAGCTCGCTGTCGAATGTCGGCAACGCCAATACTTATCAATCGCAATCGACCTACGTGCTTCCGGTAGAAGGCACCTCCGGCACCTCCTATCTGTATATGGGAGACCGCTGGGCAGGCGCTTGGGGCGGACCGGTGAACACATCGGAATATGTATGGCTGCCGATTACCTTCCCGACTTCTACCTCCATGTCCCTTAACTGGTCTGATCAGCTCACCATAGACGCTGCAGCAGGCACGATTACCGGTACAAACAATCCGCCCGTTAACACGACATCGTGGTACAAAATCACCAATCGAAACAGCAATCTCGTTCTTGGCGTGACCAACGGCTCGACAAGTAACAACGCAGTCATCGAACAATATTCCGATGGCGGCTGGACAAGTCAGCATTGGCAATTCACTGATGTAGGCGGCCGTTACTACAAGATCAAAAACCGCAACAGCGGCAAGGTGCTCGACATCCCGAGCTCTTCTACTGCTGACGGTACTAACGTGATTCAGTATACGGACAATGGCGGCTTAAACCAGCTCTTCCGCGTGCTGAGCACTGGCGACGGGTACTTCACAATTATGAACGTCAAGAGCCGCAAAGTCATCACGATCACAGACAGCTCAATCTCCAACGGTGCAGATGCCATACAGATGACGAACGATGGCGGAACTGATCAGCATTTTACATTCCAGACCACGAGCTAG